The following proteins are co-located in the Echinicola sp. 20G genome:
- a CDS encoding FecR family protein, with amino-acid sequence MDDNRLIKYLLQESNEAEMLEVENWLHEHPDHQKKYEQIKFVWEKSKVISPENTIDEDQAWERFLEKRAAINEDNIETKTVNLVSYFSKAAIWLVMLTAGIWAYRTFLEPDNRFMSNVLINTQGHAVSDTLFDGSVITVNKSSQLAFEQSILQKNRNAELINGEAFFQVHRNENRPFHVQAGEVIITVLGTEFNVKKTMDQVEVILESGSVSVEYENEIKILKPGETMLINPQKGLFTTAKTQDELYRYYVDDYFTAKQTPLWRVVEVLNQAYNANIIILNENLRNLPLTTTFRNDSLENALNVLKETFGLTIIREPDQIIIK; translated from the coding sequence ATGGACGACAACAGACTTATAAAATATCTCTTGCAAGAAAGCAACGAAGCAGAGATGCTGGAAGTCGAAAACTGGCTTCATGAGCATCCTGATCATCAAAAGAAGTACGAACAAATTAAGTTCGTTTGGGAAAAAAGCAAAGTAATAAGCCCTGAGAATACCATTGACGAAGATCAAGCTTGGGAAAGATTCTTGGAAAAACGTGCTGCCATCAATGAGGACAATATTGAAACAAAAACAGTCAACTTGGTCTCTTATTTCAGTAAGGCGGCAATTTGGTTGGTGATGCTAACTGCTGGGATATGGGCTTACAGAACCTTTTTGGAGCCAGACAACAGGTTCATGTCCAATGTTCTTATCAACACCCAAGGGCATGCAGTGAGTGATACTTTGTTTGATGGTTCGGTCATTACCGTAAATAAATCTTCTCAATTGGCCTTCGAACAAAGCATTCTGCAAAAAAACAGGAATGCAGAACTGATCAATGGTGAAGCCTTTTTCCAGGTGCACAGAAATGAAAACAGGCCTTTCCATGTCCAAGCAGGTGAAGTGATAATTACCGTTTTGGGTACCGAATTCAACGTCAAAAAGACCATGGATCAAGTTGAGGTTATTTTGGAAAGTGGATCGGTCAGCGTAGAATATGAAAATGAGATAAAGATCCTTAAGCCAGGGGAGACAATGCTGATCAATCCTCAAAAGGGCCTATTCACGACTGCAAAGACCCAGGATGAGCTGTACAGGTATTATGTGGATGATTATTTCACAGCCAAACAAACACCACTCTGGAGGGTGGTGGAAGTGCTCAACCAAGCTTACAATGCCAATATTATCATTCTCAACGAGAACTTGCGAAATTTACCATTAACGACTACCTTCAGAAATGATTCTCTGGAAAATGCTTTAAATGTATTAAAAGAAACTTTTGGGCTGACTATAATCCGAGAACCTGACCAAATCATCATCAAGTAA
- a CDS encoding acetoacetate decarboxylase family protein, with product MPPKRIKRYAGKYALVDGIPYQMPVNAKKSPALMVGFSCDWEKANALLPGDEVHALKLPNGRAALLITVINYLDTSIGKYIEYSIAIGCTHGAKPAPKILNAMMMKTYGTGQYILDLPVSSEVSVKGGKGIWGMPKHKANLDFKVSEEQVSSQYEKDGQFVFRIEMDRPSSPSISLKIGTTNYCRFRNMLMASYIYFNTKAGVNLFGKAKANLYIGDHPNVSFLRDIDINPAPFFTMYMPEANGVLDDHFESWFMTYDQPPSQMPEGLESVVDLGLSEDWLAPPSITDYHQYKI from the coding sequence ATGCCTCCAAAAAGAATCAAACGTTATGCTGGTAAATATGCGCTAGTTGATGGAATTCCGTACCAAATGCCAGTCAATGCCAAAAAATCACCAGCTTTGATGGTCGGTTTTAGCTGTGATTGGGAAAAGGCCAATGCCCTACTACCCGGAGATGAAGTCCATGCACTAAAATTGCCCAATGGACGTGCAGCCCTCTTGATCACCGTGATCAACTACTTGGATACCAGCATTGGAAAATACATCGAATACAGCATAGCCATTGGCTGCACTCATGGAGCCAAGCCTGCCCCTAAAATCCTTAATGCCATGATGATGAAAACCTATGGCACGGGCCAATACATTTTGGATTTGCCCGTAAGCTCTGAAGTTTCTGTAAAAGGAGGCAAAGGAATCTGGGGAATGCCCAAGCATAAAGCAAACTTGGATTTCAAGGTCAGTGAGGAGCAAGTCAGTTCCCAATATGAAAAGGATGGACAGTTTGTGTTCAGGATAGAAATGGATCGTCCAAGTTCGCCTTCTATTAGTCTGAAAATTGGAACCACTAATTATTGCCGATTTAGGAACATGTTGATGGCCTCTTATATTTATTTCAATACCAAAGCAGGGGTAAACCTTTTTGGCAAAGCCAAAGCTAACCTCTATATCGGCGATCATCCCAATGTCTCTTTTTTACGCGATATAGATATTAATCCTGCCCCATTCTTTACGATGTACATGCCTGAAGCCAATGGAGTTTTGGATGACCATTTTGAAAGTTGGTTTATGACCTATGACCAACCACCCTCCCAAATGCCAGAGGGATTAGAGTCGGTAGTTGACCTTGGATTGTCTGAAGACTGGTTGGCGCCTCCCTCCATCACAGATTACCATCAATACAAAATTTAA
- a CDS encoding patatin, with protein MKKNLTFIVIGISIITIISGVTQMIMPEMVLKIIGAEISDSTKHLFGIVGMFMALFGSLMVHTVYQTHTSKTAVFWCAMQKLGAFIAVTIGVFNGLFSWMAMGVAVFDLFSAGLFLYYLKTLQKP; from the coding sequence ATGAAAAAGAACCTCACTTTTATTGTTATAGGAATATCAATTATCACAATCATTTCTGGTGTCACTCAAATGATTATGCCGGAAATGGTCCTTAAGATCATTGGTGCAGAAATCAGTGATTCAACTAAACATTTATTTGGCATTGTCGGAATGTTTATGGCCTTGTTCGGAAGTTTAATGGTGCATACAGTTTACCAAACCCATACTTCCAAAACAGCCGTTTTTTGGTGTGCCATGCAAAAACTAGGCGCTTTTATCGCCGTTACAATTGGCGTTTTCAATGGGTTGTTCTCTTGGATGGCCATGGGAGTAGCTGTCTTTGATTTATTTTCGGCTGGCCTGTTTTTGTATTACTTAAAAACCCTACAAAAACCATGA
- a CDS encoding alpha/beta fold hydrolase: protein MQSNFETIDFLALDGFKCNLKHYLQNQPSKCPVMLVHGAGVRADIFCPPTEMNLVETLAKEGYDVWLENWRGSIEFQPNKWDLDQVAKFDHPAAVKKVLELTGASEIKVIIHCQGSTSFMISVVLGLVPEVTTIISNAVSLHPIVPRFSVFKSRFLVPIVSRFFEYISPKWGNVAPDFKSKLMRLMVLLTHPEKDTKVGKFVSFTYGSGFPALWLLENLDEKTMKWIEEEFAEVPISFFEHIGQCIKQGVLVPNEPGISTYAPQHHQFSPRIVLFGGIRNLCFLPQSQQATFDYLEKCQPGKHKLYLLDDYSHLDVFLGKASNKDVFPLMIDELNKN from the coding sequence ATGCAGTCAAATTTTGAAACAATAGATTTTTTAGCTTTGGATGGTTTCAAATGCAACTTAAAACATTACCTACAAAATCAACCTTCCAAATGCCCTGTTATGCTGGTTCATGGCGCTGGTGTAAGAGCTGATATTTTCTGCCCTCCCACCGAAATGAACCTAGTAGAAACTTTGGCCAAGGAAGGCTATGATGTATGGCTGGAAAATTGGAGAGGGAGTATTGAGTTCCAACCTAATAAATGGGACTTGGATCAAGTGGCTAAATTCGATCATCCTGCCGCTGTAAAAAAAGTATTGGAATTGACAGGAGCATCGGAAATAAAAGTCATTATACACTGTCAAGGAAGCACTAGCTTTATGATTTCGGTAGTTTTGGGATTGGTACCAGAAGTGACCACCATCATCAGCAATGCTGTTTCCTTACACCCTATTGTCCCTAGATTTTCTGTTTTTAAGTCCAGATTTTTGGTACCAATAGTCAGTAGGTTCTTTGAATACATTAGCCCCAAATGGGGCAATGTTGCTCCTGACTTTAAGTCAAAGCTAATGCGCTTGATGGTCTTATTGACCCATCCTGAAAAAGACACCAAGGTGGGAAAATTTGTCAGTTTTACCTATGGATCCGGCTTTCCGGCACTTTGGCTTCTGGAAAACCTGGATGAGAAAACCATGAAATGGATTGAAGAGGAGTTTGCCGAAGTGCCGATTTCCTTTTTCGAACACATTGGCCAGTGCATTAAGCAAGGGGTTTTGGTTCCTAATGAACCCGGGATCAGCACCTACGCACCTCAACATCACCAATTTTCACCAAGGATTGTTTTGTTTGGAGGAATCAGAAACCTTTGCTTTTTGCCTCAAAGCCAACAGGCCACTTTTGATTACCTGGAAAAATGTCAGCCAGGCAAACATAAGTTATACTTGCTGGATGACTATAGCCATCTGGATGTTTTTTTGGGTAAAGCTTCCAATAAAGATGTTTTCCCTCTGATGATCGATGAATTGAACAAAAACTAA
- a CDS encoding RNA polymerase sigma-70 factor, which produces MKYAEETQIGLVIDDNVFEVTFKEHFKALHAYACVLLKDEDEAEEIVQSVFLKLWEKRENIHIDSSLRAYLYSMVYRDCMNLIRHEKVKQKHQNITLYEAQNTSLQNDHGHEDELMSLLKKALKDLPEKCRQVFLLSRYESLKYSEIAERMGISVKTVETHMGKALKHLRVELADFLPILLFLFINI; this is translated from the coding sequence GTGAAATACGCTGAAGAAACACAAATTGGCCTAGTGATCGATGACAATGTTTTTGAAGTCACCTTCAAGGAGCACTTCAAGGCTTTGCATGCCTATGCCTGTGTTTTACTAAAAGACGAAGATGAAGCCGAAGAGATTGTCCAGTCAGTCTTTCTCAAGCTTTGGGAAAAACGAGAAAACATTCACATTGACTCCTCACTGAGGGCTTACCTCTATTCCATGGTCTATCGGGATTGTATGAACTTAATCCGACATGAAAAAGTGAAACAGAAACATCAAAATATCACCCTATATGAAGCGCAAAACACTTCACTCCAAAATGACCATGGCCATGAAGATGAACTGATGAGCCTGTTAAAAAAGGCCCTCAAGGACCTACCTGAAAAATGCCGCCAAGTCTTTCTGCTTAGTCGGTATGAATCATTAAAGTATAGTGAAATCGCAGAGAGGATGGGGATTTCTGTCAAAACAGTGGAAACCCATATGGGAAAAGCCTTGAAACATCTGAGAGTAGAGCTGGCTGACTTTCTTCCCATTTTACTATTCCTCTTTATTAATATTTAA
- a CDS encoding patatin-like phospholipase family protein, translating into MFTRPGSNSGIKRSLVLAGGGMRVAYQSGVIMALEEAGLEFFHVDGTSGGIFNTGMLASGLQPKSMAENWRTLKLTHFISGRKAKNYLKPLKMQGYADADNIRNKIFPHLGIDIRQIQSGAHANATFNVCNFSQKSIEAIPCAHAKENHLIAGVSLPIFMPALKIDNNWYSDAVWIKDANLMEAVKQGAEEIWLVWAIGNAPTYLSGAFYQYVHMIEMSANGGLLEEYKQIKMFDQLHPDRKATKLFVIKSPIPLPLDPDFFFNKVNARELINMGYKHAKEYLLNKNDNGENLDHTATSCLEPSKTLSFRGVYEGGLTLGTDKVPVQYFVYHRYSKFRDRQEIVESSSSIAIEGHLKETALFDHQISIEKENNIPYQVIKGSFLKNGETHTLTTKQKLSGPWEIIFGLGFKSISIQIIDQEGKVALEGTLYQSLSNRLKSWYFTSLTTVSGSGTGIKGKLNMFKDFVAYGI; encoded by the coding sequence ATGTTTACTAGGCCAGGTTCAAATAGCGGTATCAAAAGATCACTGGTGCTGGCCGGCGGTGGCATGAGAGTAGCTTATCAGTCTGGAGTAATCATGGCTTTGGAGGAAGCTGGATTAGAATTTTTTCATGTGGATGGAACATCAGGAGGTATTTTCAATACAGGAATGCTGGCCAGCGGTCTCCAACCTAAATCAATGGCTGAAAATTGGAGAACACTTAAACTGACTCATTTTATATCAGGAAGGAAAGCCAAAAATTACCTGAAGCCATTGAAAATGCAGGGCTATGCCGATGCAGACAATATTAGAAACAAAATTTTTCCACACTTGGGAATAGATATCCGACAGATCCAATCTGGAGCTCATGCCAATGCTACTTTCAACGTTTGTAATTTTTCGCAGAAATCCATTGAAGCTATCCCATGCGCTCACGCAAAAGAAAACCATTTAATTGCCGGAGTCTCCTTGCCCATTTTTATGCCTGCTCTTAAAATAGACAACAATTGGTATTCTGACGCTGTCTGGATCAAAGATGCCAACCTGATGGAGGCAGTAAAACAAGGTGCTGAAGAAATCTGGTTGGTGTGGGCCATTGGCAATGCCCCTACTTACCTTTCTGGTGCATTTTATCAATACGTCCATATGATTGAGATGAGTGCCAATGGTGGATTATTGGAAGAGTATAAACAAATCAAAATGTTTGACCAATTGCATCCCGATAGAAAAGCCACCAAGCTCTTTGTGATCAAATCTCCTATTCCACTGCCCTTGGATCCTGATTTCTTTTTTAATAAGGTCAATGCCCGCGAACTGATCAATATGGGCTATAAACATGCTAAGGAGTACTTGCTGAACAAGAATGACAATGGTGAGAATTTGGATCATACAGCCACTAGCTGCTTGGAACCTTCCAAAACTTTGAGTTTTAGAGGAGTTTATGAAGGAGGGCTGACTTTAGGTACAGACAAAGTCCCAGTTCAATATTTTGTTTATCATCGTTATTCCAAATTCCGTGATCGACAGGAAATTGTGGAAAGTTCCTCAAGTATTGCCATAGAGGGTCATCTAAAGGAAACAGCCTTGTTTGATCATCAAATTTCTATTGAAAAAGAAAACAACATACCTTATCAGGTCATCAAGGGGAGCTTCCTTAAAAACGGAGAAACCCACACTCTAACCACAAAACAAAAACTAAGTGGTCCATGGGAAATTATTTTTGGTTTGGGCTTTAAAAGTATTTCTATTCAAATAATTGATCAGGAAGGAAAAGTAGCCCTTGAAGGGACATTGTACCAGTCTCTATCCAACAGATTAAAATCATGGTACTTTACCAGCTTGACCACTGTCAGTGGATCAGGTACTGGTATCAAAGGAAAACTCAACATGTTCAAAGATTTTGTCGCTTATGGAATTTAG
- a CDS encoding MBL fold metallo-hydrolase — MKTFKKQFGGSIRKKDLEKFASSNQWDGNKFNNLSLTTMGFSFKKLPEVLKDNFSKNIQRIPKQHLPILPIDIDQYSKSNKEARFSWFGHSVLLFHLNGKNILIDPMFGENASPIAPFKTKRFSKNTLQIIDQLPAIDAILLTHDHYDHIDLESMQKLIPKVDNWLVALGVSRHLEKWGLEAEKIQEMDWWDTVDFEGIKITFTPSRHFSGRGATDRAKSLWGGFVFKTATESIYHSGDGGYDNHFKEVGKKYGPFDLMFVECGQYYKHWHQIHLYPEESVQAAIDAKAKSAIPIHWAGFSLAPHSWKDGVERFTAEAENLNLNTYTPSMGETFSLNTLQSNNFWWKDVK; from the coding sequence TTGAAGACATTTAAGAAACAATTCGGAGGATCTATTAGAAAAAAAGATTTAGAGAAATTTGCATCATCCAATCAATGGGATGGTAATAAGTTCAACAACCTTTCTCTTACCACAATGGGCTTTAGTTTCAAAAAGCTCCCAGAAGTTTTGAAGGACAATTTCTCGAAAAACATCCAGAGAATACCCAAACAGCATCTGCCCATTTTACCGATAGATATCGATCAATATTCTAAATCAAATAAAGAAGCAAGATTTTCTTGGTTTGGTCACTCAGTTTTGCTTTTTCACTTAAATGGCAAGAACATCTTAATTGATCCCATGTTTGGAGAAAATGCTTCCCCCATTGCACCTTTCAAGACCAAGCGTTTTAGTAAAAACACCCTTCAAATCATTGATCAGCTTCCTGCTATTGATGCTATATTGTTAACCCATGATCATTATGACCATATTGATCTGGAAAGTATGCAAAAACTGATTCCAAAGGTGGATAACTGGCTGGTGGCCTTGGGCGTTTCAAGGCATTTGGAAAAATGGGGATTGGAAGCGGAAAAAATCCAAGAAATGGATTGGTGGGATACAGTTGATTTTGAAGGCATCAAAATTACATTTACACCAAGTAGGCACTTTTCAGGTCGGGGTGCCACAGACCGGGCTAAATCGCTTTGGGGAGGCTTTGTTTTCAAAACAGCCACAGAAAGTATTTATCATAGCGGTGATGGTGGATACGACAATCATTTTAAGGAAGTAGGCAAAAAGTACGGCCCTTTTGATTTGATGTTTGTAGAATGCGGCCAATATTATAAGCATTGGCACCAAATCCATTTGTATCCAGAAGAAAGTGTTCAAGCAGCCATAGATGCCAAAGCTAAAAGTGCCATTCCGATCCATTGGGCAGGTTTCTCACTCGCACCACACAGCTGGAAAGATGGTGTGGAAAGATTTACAGCTGAGGCTGAAAACCTAAACCTCAATACCTACACCCCATCTATGGGGGAAACCTTTTCTCTAAACACCCTCCAATCCAATAATTTCTGGTGGAAAGATGTTAAATGA
- a CDS encoding DUF4345 family protein gives MRTLSYFFFYTYVGLVVLAGFWGAFIYPSWDFDFLFSMDVNQLNDFNRINLLSQYRFLRALELGFGLFSLFFLKDIFQHKIFNTLFLLIMGMGIMARVFSWFFDGTPGLLTKFFLIYEAIGWGLIYKYTKPKLISHVY, from the coding sequence ATGAGAACCCTCAGCTACTTTTTCTTTTATACTTATGTGGGGCTTGTGGTCCTTGCTGGTTTTTGGGGGGCTTTTATTTATCCAAGTTGGGATTTTGACTTCTTGTTTTCCATGGATGTGAACCAACTCAATGACTTTAACCGTATCAATCTACTCAGTCAATATCGATTTTTAAGGGCTTTGGAGTTAGGTTTTGGCCTATTTAGCTTGTTTTTCCTTAAGGATATTTTTCAGCATAAAATTTTTAACACCCTCTTTTTACTCATTATGGGAATGGGGATTATGGCTAGGGTATTTTCTTGGTTTTTTGATGGTACACCTGGTTTGTTGACCAAGTTTTTCTTGATCTATGAGGCCATCGGTTGGGGGTTGATATATAAATATACTAAACCTAAGCTTATTAGCCATGTTTACTAG
- a CDS encoding NUDIX hydrolase → MSNSIPECFYRISVKALITDETGRFLLIKEDNGLWDLPGGGLDHGENPQEGIRREMMEEMGLKPSTIAEEPEFFFTCINPKGQYIANVVYRATLPHLDFVPSSECVAAQFFGLDENFDKGSMYPNIPIFVELLSKSKIKKDQ, encoded by the coding sequence ATGTCCAATTCTATACCTGAGTGTTTTTATAGGATCAGTGTCAAAGCCCTAATTACAGATGAAACTGGAAGGTTTTTGCTAATTAAAGAAGATAATGGATTATGGGACTTGCCAGGAGGAGGTTTGGATCATGGAGAAAACCCTCAGGAAGGAATTCGGCGTGAAATGATGGAGGAGATGGGCCTAAAACCATCAACAATAGCAGAAGAGCCAGAGTTCTTCTTTACATGCATCAACCCAAAAGGCCAGTATATTGCCAACGTAGTTTACAGAGCAACTTTGCCTCATTTGGACTTTGTTCCTTCTTCGGAATGTGTAGCTGCCCAATTTTTTGGGCTTGATGAAAATTTTGATAAGGGAAGTATGTATCCTAATATTCCCATTTTTGTTGAATTACTTTCCAAGTCAAAAATAAAAAAGGATCAGTAA
- a CDS encoding LA_2272 family surface repeat-containing protein: MKRIFIPFTFLLAIMTQVAMAQESEKPIYTVAYNLVPDGFNYPLIGFVNQAKGNHKGAQIGFVNTNGKDFSGAQISFLNTAGGDVDGAQVGFVNVTAGGFKGSQIGFINTAIKESSGAQIGFVNTTVEESSGAQIGFVNTAAKYLDGAQIGFVNINPKKVDGAQIGFVNATKSLGSLQLGFLNYADSLEDNGVPIGLLSIVRKGGYKAIEFGFTEMHPVNVAFKIGVPRLYTTFNASYNPDLKDEFALGGGFGSIMTMGKVFYVNPEAIFQNQVGSNNDMLRLSLNLGVAISQKVHLVVGPSLTWVQSDKYYEYVEPNFYFRRETFDEDDELFLGINAALRYNFSY, encoded by the coding sequence ATGAAAAGAATCTTTATACCCTTCACATTTCTTTTGGCTATTATGACACAAGTAGCCATGGCTCAGGAATCAGAAAAGCCAATCTATACGGTAGCTTACAATCTCGTTCCTGATGGATTTAACTACCCGCTTATTGGTTTTGTAAATCAAGCCAAAGGAAATCACAAGGGAGCACAAATCGGTTTTGTAAATACAAACGGAAAAGACTTTAGTGGCGCTCAAATAAGTTTCCTAAACACTGCTGGTGGTGATGTAGATGGAGCCCAAGTGGGTTTTGTCAATGTAACAGCAGGTGGTTTCAAAGGCAGTCAAATTGGTTTCATCAATACTGCCATCAAAGAATCTTCTGGTGCCCAGATTGGCTTTGTCAATACCACCGTAGAAGAATCGTCCGGTGCACAAATTGGTTTTGTAAACACCGCCGCCAAGTACTTAGATGGTGCTCAGATCGGATTTGTAAACATCAATCCTAAAAAAGTAGATGGCGCACAAATTGGCTTTGTCAATGCCACAAAATCTTTGGGCAGCTTACAGCTGGGCTTTTTAAATTATGCAGATAGTCTTGAGGATAACGGTGTTCCGATTGGTCTTCTATCCATCGTTAGAAAAGGGGGATACAAAGCCATTGAATTTGGCTTTACGGAAATGCACCCTGTAAATGTGGCCTTCAAAATTGGAGTTCCTAGACTTTATACAACTTTCAATGCCTCCTATAATCCTGATCTGAAAGATGAATTTGCGTTGGGAGGTGGTTTTGGTAGTATCATGACTATGGGCAAAGTATTCTATGTAAACCCTGAAGCTATCTTCCAAAATCAAGTAGGCAGCAATAATGATATGTTAAGGCTGAGCCTCAACCTTGGAGTTGCTATAAGTCAAAAAGTCCACTTGGTAGTTGGCCCCAGCTTAACATGGGTTCAATCTGACAAATATTATGAGTATGTGGAGCCGAACTTCTATTTCAGAAGAGAAACATTTGATGAAGATGATGAGCTCTTCCTAGGGATCAATGCAGCTTTAAGGTACAATTTCTCCTACTAA
- a CDS encoding alkaline phosphatase family protein has protein sequence MKRFLGLLGLLFVVSLNTHAQKTKKVLFIGTDGTRGEVLRSIPTPNLDLLTKKAIFSYDAINNGITISGPGWSNLFTGVGESKHGVIDNSFKNNQLKDHPDFLTVIKEQCSDAQTAAFYTWIPVGIILDKTDLRVEKKYSQNGDAYVHQAAIDFLKHEPADATVVYYGDVDIAGHNHGFYEDVPQYYEEIVQFDRYVGDLMDAIAARPTRSEEEWLILLSTDHGGHKTGHGGITLQERNIFVIVAGDNVTKREIKPKHPGVLEQDAPLALEDLAKYGYDQVPTQLDIVATIFDFLQIDSEKYGLEGKSLLK, from the coding sequence ATGAAAAGGTTTTTGGGCTTATTGGGACTCTTGTTTGTAGTTTCTTTAAATACGCATGCGCAGAAAACAAAGAAAGTATTGTTTATTGGTACGGATGGGACGCGAGGAGAGGTGTTGAGAAGTATTCCGACACCTAATCTTGATCTTTTGACCAAAAAGGCTATTTTCAGTTATGATGCGATCAACAATGGGATTACCATTAGTGGACCAGGTTGGAGCAATTTGTTTACGGGTGTAGGGGAATCAAAGCATGGAGTAATCGATAATAGCTTTAAAAATAACCAGCTTAAAGACCATCCTGATTTTCTTACGGTAATAAAGGAGCAGTGCTCTGACGCTCAAACGGCCGCATTCTACACTTGGATTCCGGTAGGGATTATTTTGGACAAGACGGATTTGAGGGTAGAGAAAAAATATTCCCAGAATGGAGATGCTTATGTTCACCAGGCTGCCATAGATTTTTTGAAACATGAACCTGCGGATGCCACTGTAGTTTATTATGGTGATGTGGACATTGCAGGTCATAACCATGGTTTCTATGAAGATGTGCCTCAATATTATGAAGAAATTGTTCAGTTTGATAGGTATGTGGGTGATTTGATGGATGCGATAGCCGCTCGTCCAACAAGAAGTGAAGAGGAATGGTTGATACTATTAAGTACGGACCATGGAGGACACAAAACAGGGCACGGTGGAATCACTTTACAAGAAAGAAATATCTTCGTTATTGTAGCAGGGGATAATGTCACTAAAAGAGAAATTAAGCCCAAGCATCCAGGCGTATTGGAACAGGATGCTCCACTAGCTTTGGAGGACTTAGCTAAATATGGCTATGACCAAGTGCCCACTCAGTTGGATATTGTGGCTACCATTTTTGATTTTCTCCAAATAGATTCAGAAAAGTACGGTTTGGAAGGGAAATCACTTTTGAAGTAA
- a CDS encoding acyl-CoA desaturase has product MSQSLKFVDSENSLFFTTTKKRIDEYFEENNLSRKANSAMVSKTVVYLISFISLYSLILADVLPLYLTLILAVCLGMNMAFIGFNICHDALHGSYSSRPVVNKSLGFLFNVIGASEYVWRITHNKVHHTYTNIVGHDGDLDVAPGMIRVSKREKTKKAYKYQHIYAFLLYSLSSLSWFFRKDYLKFFQKNIGAHRNKHPRKEYFYLFFYKALYYTLFIVIPILVMDITWWQFLIGYLMMNFAEGLALALVFQLAHLVEETEMPEPESNQNITEAWAVHQMKTTANFSVNSNLATFLCGGLNFQVEHHLFPKICHIHYPAISKILQKTASEFDVPYLSNKTFFTALQSHYRFLKKHGKAA; this is encoded by the coding sequence ATGAGTCAATCTCTTAAGTTTGTTGATTCTGAAAATTCTCTTTTTTTTACCACAACCAAAAAGCGAATTGATGAATATTTTGAAGAAAACAATCTGTCCAGAAAAGCGAATTCCGCAATGGTTTCAAAAACCGTTGTGTACTTAATTTCCTTTATTTCTCTTTACTCATTAATATTGGCAGATGTGCTCCCCCTTTATCTTACTTTAATTTTAGCTGTATGCCTAGGAATGAATATGGCCTTTATAGGCTTTAATATTTGTCATGATGCCTTGCACGGCTCCTATTCTTCCAGGCCAGTTGTTAATAAATCATTGGGCTTTTTATTCAATGTAATTGGTGCCAGCGAGTATGTTTGGCGGATTACCCACAATAAAGTTCACCACACTTATACTAACATTGTTGGTCATGATGGGGATTTGGACGTTGCTCCGGGAATGATCCGCGTGTCTAAGAGAGAAAAAACCAAAAAAGCCTATAAGTACCAACATATTTATGCTTTTCTACTCTATTCACTTTCCTCCCTCTCATGGTTTTTTAGAAAAGATTATCTGAAATTCTTTCAAAAGAACATTGGGGCTCACAGGAACAAGCACCCAAGAAAAGAATATTTTTACCTCTTCTTTTACAAAGCCTTGTATTATACCTTGTTCATCGTTATTCCCATTCTTGTAATGGATATTACCTGGTGGCAGTTCTTGATAGGCTATTTAATGATGAACTTTGCTGAAGGCCTTGCTTTGGCACTTGTCTTCCAATTAGCCCACTTGGTAGAGGAAACAGAAATGCCAGAGCCTGAGTCTAATCAAAACATTACAGAAGCATGGGCAGTCCACCAGATGAAAACTACAGCCAACTTTTCCGTCAATAGTAATTTGGCTACCTTTCTCTGTGGTGGCCTGAATTTTCAGGTAGAACATCATTTGTTCCCAAAAATATGTCATATACATTATCCGGCTATTTCGAAAATTTTACAAAAAACAGCCAGTGAATTTGACGTTCCTTATTTGAGCAACAAAACATTCTTTACTGCCCTACAATCACATTATAGATTCTTGAAGAAACATGGAAAGGCCGCTTAA